From Archaeoglobus sulfaticallidus PM70-1:
AACTATTTTCGTTTTATTGAGGGCTTTAAAGAATGGAGAAATAGACCTGGATGAGTTTTTAGATATACTGAGCAAGATGATAGGACATGGCTTCAGGTTGAAAGAGGAAATTTTTGTTGAGGCGATAAGAGAGGCGAAGAGAATTGCCAACCAAAAGGATTGAAAAATCGGTAATCAAAATTAGGTGTTTCTGCAGCTATTCGGACAATGGCTTACCACTTACTACGCTCCAAACTTACGATCTTTTTTATCCATCTTTCCCTTCATACACTGTTCTTACAACTACACAGTTCCAACAAGAATCTATAAAGCGAATGTCGAGAGGATGAAACAGCTACAGGAGTGAAATCTTTGATGAAGACTGAAGTTTCGTTTGAGTAACAAAAAGCTTAAGTAAACAAAAATCAAAGTTGTAAACATGACCGTAATTTCTGTTAGAGCAACGCCAGACCTGGAGAGGAAGATTAAGAAGCTTATGGAGTTTGAAAAATCTGATAAATCTTCCATAGTCAGAAAAGCCATAGAAAGAGGAATTAATGAGGAACTCAAAAAATTTGCTTTAATGCTCTACGTTGAAAGAAAAGTTTCTCTTGCTAAAGCTGCTGAGATTGCAGAGATATCGGTAAGAGACATGCTCGAATTGATTAAAGAAAAGGGCGTGTCGCTTAACATAACCGTTGAAGATTTGAAGAGGGATTTCGAGGAGGCAATGAAGTGATTGTTTTCAACTCAACACCTCTCATTTACCTAAGCAAGGTGAATCTCAGCTGGATTTTCGAAGAACTTGAAGGAAAGAAACTGATACCGAAATCAGTTTACTTTGAAGTCGTTGTTAAGGGAAAGGAGAGAGGAGATATCGATGCTTTTATAGTGGAAGATTTGATAAAGAAAGGCGTTATAAAAGTCATAGATGTTGAAGTGGAAGGGCTGTTAAGGGACATGAAAGAACTGCATAAGGGCGAGATTGAGGCTTTGGAGCTGGCAAGAGAAAAGGATGGAATAGCCATAATAGATGATAGCATAGCAAGGGAAATCGGGGAGATTTTGGGGATAAAAGTTCATGGAAGTCTTTATTTAGTCTTTTTAATGTTGAAGAAAGGTAAAATCGATAAGAAAACTGCAAAGAGCAAAGTTGAAGAGATGATCAGGAAGGGGTTCAGATTAAGTGCTGAAGTTTATTCTGAGTTTTTGAGGTTATTAGACAGTGAATGGCATGGGTAACAATCTCGGATTGGCACCCACCCCACTAAAAAGGCTGTCCAGCAATTCAATCACACAACAAAAGGAGGTCGCTCAGGCCTGCAATTTAAAAATAAACGGGATGAATTATTATTTTCAGTAATTGTCGGACAGCCTCTTTAATGGAGGGAGTAGGCCACCTTAAAGACCCCTAGCTTAAAGACTCATATCCAGCCTTTAAAGCTTTGAGGTTGATTTCAACCAGCCTCTCAGGCAGAAACGCTCTGACTCCATATTCCAGATCTTCCAGAGTCAGGAATCTCCCCTCGAGGACTTTCGCGAGCATGCCAAGCACAACAACATTTGTTGCCTGAACCCTCGCAACCTTCTCAGCTATTGCTGATGCATCCACGACCTTTATTTTCTCCGTAACTGTCTTCAGCCTCTCGATAATCTCCTCAATTTCGGGATATTCCGCAAGTCCAACATTAACTGTCGTTGGCTTTATCTTCCTGCTGTTCAGTATTATCATTGTATTCTCGTTCATGTAATGTGCGTATCTCAAAGCCTCAACGGGCTCCAGAGCTATTACGATATCAGCAGACCCAAACGGGATCAGAGGAGAATGTACATCACCAATCCTCACATGTACCTCAACACTGCCCCCTCGCTGAGCCATTCCGTGGGTTTCTGAGGTCAGCACATTCATTCCCTTCCTCATCGCAGCCCTTGCGATTATGTTCGAGGATGTCAGAACTCCCTGACCTCCGACTCCCACTATGAGTATGTTGAGTCTCGCATTCATCTTCCTACCCCCTTTGGCTTTATCGCCTTTTCAGGACAGATTGATGCACAGACTGCACAGCCAACACATAATGCAGCATCTATTCCAACCTTGCCATCATCAACAAATATTGCCGGGCAGGTAAAATCGGTGATGCACTTCATGCATACAGTGCAGTTCTCCGCAACCTCAAAAGCTCTTACCTCAATGCCCTTCCTCTTTCTCTCCCTCGTCCACAGAATCGCACACGGATGGCGGGAGATGACAACAGCCACACCATCATGCTCGATTGCTCTCCTTATAGATTCAATGAGCTTCCTGACATTGTAGGAGTTAACAACCTCCACAAACTCGACTCCCAGCCCCTTAACAACATCCTCCAGGCTCACTCTCCTGCCTTCTCCACAGGCTCTTATGCCCGTCCCGGGATGGGGCTGATGGCCCGTCATGCCCGTTGTGGAGTTGTCCATTATGATGAGCGTGTAATTCAGGTTGTTGTAAACAGCATTAGCCAAAGGAGGCATTCCGGCATGGAAGAATGTTGAGTCGCCAATCGTTGCTACAATCTTTCCGTCAACGAAATAGCTCAGACCGTTCGCAACCCCTGCACTTGCTCCCATGCATATCGTTGTATCCACAGCTTCGAGAGGTTTGTTTATGCCAAGGGTGTAGCAACCGATGTCGCTTGGAAGCACTTCCCCTCCAGCCTTCTTTATCGCGTAGAATGTAGCTGTGTGAGGACAGCCGGGGCAGAGAACAGGTGGTCTTGGAGGGGCGATGGATGCAAGCTCTCGATTCATGATGGCCTCATAATCTCTCGATGGCTCCAGACCGAACACCCTGGCTATGCCCATCTCAACAACAGGGACATTGTACTCGTAGTTCATCGGCATATCTCCGCTGAGCTTTCCCAGAACTTCCACATCAAGAGCCTTAACATGCATCTCGATGAAGGGGTCAACCTCCTCAACCACAAGCACCTTCTTCAAACCATCAGTGAACCTCTCTATAAGCTTTTCCGGAACCGGATGCATCGAACTCAGCTTCAGTACTGGAGGGCTATCAAAATCGTTCTTGCTCCTGAGGTTCTCAATCGCTTCCTTGACATAGCTGTAGCTCAGACCGCAGGCAATTATTCCAGTATCCCCATCCCCATCCTCAATCCAGTTAAACTCAAACTTATCGAAATGATTCTCGATCTTCTCAAGCTTTTCCAGCAAAACGAGTTTCAGCTTTCTCGCATGAGCTGGCAGCACAACATCAGTCTCCGGCCTTCTTTCCCAGCCAACCTTCTCGAACCTTTTCTCAGGAATTTCACCAAGATCAACTATCCCGCTCGAATGACTGAGCCTCGTGTATGTCCTGAAAATCATCGGCAGTCCAAACCTCTCAGACAGATCAAAGGCCACCTTGACGAGTTCTTTAGCCTCGTTAACGCCTGAAGGTTCCAGCACTGGCAATTTAGCAGATTTTCCATACCACCTGTTATCCTGCTCGTTCTGGCTGCTGTGCATTGTCGGATCATCTGCTGTGACAACAACAAACCCACCTCTGGCTCCTACATAAGCGAAGCTGAAGAGGGAGTCGGCTGCTACATTCAGCCCCACATGCTTCATCGTAACCAGAGCCCTTTTTCCAGCAAGAGATGCTCCGATACCCGTCTCAAATGCTACCTTTTCGTTTGTAGAGTACTCAACAAAATAATCCATTTTACCCCTTAAATGTGAGCATGCCTGTGCGAGGGTGTCTGTTATCTCGGATGATGGAGTTCCGGGATAGCAGGAAACTATATCGATTCCGCTTTCAATAGCTCCTCTCGCAATCGCTTCATTGCCAAGAAGAAAAACTTTCTCGCCTTCTTTACCGAGAA
This genomic window contains:
- a CDS encoding UPF0175 family protein; translated protein: MTVISVRATPDLERKIKKLMEFEKSDKSSIVRKAIERGINEELKKFALMLYVERKVSLAKAAEIAEISVRDMLELIKEKGVSLNITVEDLKRDFEEAMK
- a CDS encoding DUF3368 domain-containing protein, with amino-acid sequence MIVFNSTPLIYLSKVNLSWIFEELEGKKLIPKSVYFEVVVKGKERGDIDAFIVEDLIKKGVIKVIDVEVEGLLRDMKELHKGEIEALELAREKDGIAIIDDSIAREIGEILGIKVHGSLYLVFLMLKKGKIDKKTAKSKVEEMIRKGFRLSAEVYSEFLRLLDSEWHG
- the iorB gene encoding indolepyruvate ferredoxin oxidoreductase subunit beta — encoded protein: MNARLNILIVGVGGQGVLTSSNIIARAAMRKGMNVLTSETHGMAQRGGSVEVHVRIGDVHSPLIPFGSADIVIALEPVEALRYAHYMNENTMIILNSRKIKPTTVNVGLAEYPEIEEIIERLKTVTEKIKVVDASAIAEKVARVQATNVVVLGMLAKVLEGRFLTLEDLEYGVRAFLPERLVEINLKALKAGYESLS
- the iorA gene encoding indolepyruvate ferredoxin oxidoreductase subunit alpha, producing MLKDVLGKEGEKVFLLGNEAIARGAIESGIDIVSCYPGTPSSEITDTLAQACSHLRGKMDYFVEYSTNEKVAFETGIGASLAGKRALVTMKHVGLNVAADSLFSFAYVGARGGFVVVTADDPTMHSSQNEQDNRWYGKSAKLPVLEPSGVNEAKELVKVAFDLSERFGLPMIFRTYTRLSHSSGIVDLGEIPEKRFEKVGWERRPETDVVLPAHARKLKLVLLEKLEKIENHFDKFEFNWIEDGDGDTGIIACGLSYSYVKEAIENLRSKNDFDSPPVLKLSSMHPVPEKLIERFTDGLKKVLVVEEVDPFIEMHVKALDVEVLGKLSGDMPMNYEYNVPVVEMGIARVFGLEPSRDYEAIMNRELASIAPPRPPVLCPGCPHTATFYAIKKAGGEVLPSDIGCYTLGINKPLEAVDTTICMGASAGVANGLSYFVDGKIVATIGDSTFFHAGMPPLANAVYNNLNYTLIIMDNSTTGMTGHQPHPGTGIRACGEGRRVSLEDVVKGLGVEFVEVVNSYNVRKLIESIRRAIEHDGVAVVISRHPCAILWTRERKRKGIEVRAFEVAENCTVCMKCITDFTCPAIFVDDGKVGIDAALCVGCAVCASICPEKAIKPKGVGR